TCCTGGACGGGGCTCCCCATGCCGACGAGCAACAAATGCGGGCGATGACGATTGATGTCGCGCAAGGCCGCGGCACGGTTGCCGGCGTGCAGGTAGCCATGATGAAAGCCGGCCAGCTCCCAGCCGGGGAACATCTGGGTAGCCAATTGCGCCGTGCGGCGAACCGATTCGGGGCTGCCGCCGAGCATGTAGTAGCGATAGCCTTGGTCGGCGGTCGCATGGAGCAAGGCGGGAATCAACTCTTCGCCGTTCAAGTTGGCCCGCAGTCGTTTGCCCTGTAGTCGTGCCGCCCAGCGAACCGCGGCCCCTTCGGCAAAGACGTAGTCCCCTTCGTTCAGTACGCGGCGAAAATCGAGATCGCGCGCGGCCAGATTCAAAGCCTGGCTGTTCACCGAGTACAGCGTCATGGGCTCGCCCGGCTCGTCGATTAGCAGCGATTCGAGCAACGCCACGGCCCCGTCGAAGGTGACGTCCAACAGCCGCACGCCCAAAATCTCGTACGCCTGGCTCGAAGCCTGGGCCTGTGATTGATTGACCTCCTCGTCGATGGCAACTTCCGCCGCCGGCCAATCGATCGACTTCACGGACGCCGACGGTTCCTTGGACACCAGTTCATCGACCTGGTCGACACTCATGTTCCCAGTACCTCGCGATAGACCGCGGCCACGCCGGCCGCCATGCTGCGATCGGAGAACCGCTCGGCTTGCCGGCGGTGGGCGCTTTGTCGAACTTGCCGCCAATCGAAATTGCCGTTCACGAACTGCCCGA
This genomic window from Planctomycetota bacterium contains:
- a CDS encoding WecB/TagA/CpsF family glycosyltransferase — translated: MSVDQVDELVSKEPSASVKSIDWPAAEVAIDEEVNQSQAQASSQAYEILGVRLLDVTFDGAVALLESLLIDEPGEPMTLYSVNSQALNLAARDLDFRRVLNEGDYVFAEGAAVRWAARLQGKRLRANLNGEELIPALLHATADQGYRYYMLGGSPESVRRTAQLATQMFPGWELAGFHHGYLHAGNRAAALRDINRHRPHLLLVGMGSPVQERWIHDHRDLLDTRVCAAVGTMFGYRAGEKPCGDTWIRRAGYGSLPAFVQQPEKLRRQIASNSALLSRIAWAHCVAKCRRRFSRRGHSRG